From a region of the Microbacterium sp. nov. GSS16 genome:
- a CDS encoding AAA family ATPase codes for MTDLPVHAPSTPPPPAPAGRVPADGDDLARAQRTLKVVSDSYATKMVGQDSLRASLLIALIAGGHILLESVPGLAKTTAASTLADTVKASFKRIQCTPDLLPSDITGSQIYDAATGSFRTVLGPVHANFVLLDEINRSSAKTQSAMLEAMQERQTTIGGEVHPLPRPFLVIATQNPIEQEGTYELPEAQMDRFLLKAIVEYPSPAEEFEILNRIDSGALDPDRHVAGAITLDDVHDLQDIASRVYIDPAIRNYIVQIAYVTRNPAPYIGEERARFIKYGASPRASIAFLQASRALALLNGRSHVLPEDVRSLRHLVLRHRVLLTFEADAEGVRSEDIIDQIFASVPTP; via the coding sequence ATGACCGACCTTCCCGTTCACGCACCGTCGACACCGCCCCCACCGGCACCTGCCGGACGCGTCCCGGCCGACGGCGACGACCTGGCTCGCGCGCAGCGCACCCTCAAGGTCGTCTCCGACTCCTACGCCACCAAGATGGTCGGGCAGGACAGCCTGCGCGCCAGCTTGCTCATCGCGCTCATCGCCGGAGGGCACATCCTGCTCGAATCGGTGCCGGGTCTCGCGAAGACGACCGCGGCGAGCACCCTGGCCGACACCGTGAAGGCCAGCTTCAAGCGCATCCAGTGCACTCCCGACCTGCTGCCGAGCGACATCACCGGCAGCCAGATCTACGACGCGGCGACCGGCAGCTTCCGCACGGTCCTGGGGCCCGTGCATGCCAATTTCGTGCTGCTCGACGAGATCAACCGCTCGAGCGCGAAGACGCAGTCGGCGATGCTCGAGGCGATGCAGGAGCGGCAGACCACGATCGGCGGCGAGGTGCATCCGCTGCCGCGCCCGTTCCTGGTCATCGCCACGCAGAACCCCATCGAGCAGGAGGGCACCTACGAGCTGCCCGAGGCGCAGATGGACCGCTTCCTGCTCAAGGCGATCGTCGAGTACCCGAGCCCCGCCGAGGAGTTCGAGATCCTCAACCGCATCGACTCGGGTGCTCTCGATCCCGACCGCCACGTCGCAGGGGCGATCACCCTCGACGACGTGCACGACCTGCAGGACATCGCCTCTCGGGTCTACATCGACCCCGCGATCCGGAATTACATCGTGCAGATCGCCTACGTCACCCGCAATCCCGCGCCCTACATCGGCGAGGAGCGGGCGCGTTTCATCAAGTACGGTGCGAGTCCGCGCGCGAGCATCGCCTTTCTGCAGGCGTCGCGCGCCCTGGCGCTGCTGAACGGCCGCTCGCACGTGCTGCCGGAAGACGTCCGGTCGCTGCGGCACCTCGTGCTGCGGCACCGCGTGCTGCTGACCTTCGAGGCGGATGCCGAGGGTGTGCGCAGCGAAGACATCATCGACCAGATCTTCGCGTCGGTGCCGACCCCGTAG
- a CDS encoding adenylosuccinate synthase, protein MPGIVIVGVQWGDEGKGKATDLLGERTDWVVKFNGGNNAGHTVVIGDEKYALHLLPSGILSPGVNPVIGNGVVVDLAVLFQELDALQARGVDTSRLKVSANAHIITAYHRTLDKVTERFLGKRRIGTTGRGIGPAYADKINRVGIRVQDLFDENILRQKVEGALDQKNHLLVKVFNRRSITVDEIVDDLLSYTERLRPLVADTGHLVDEALNRGEVVVFEAGQATMLDVDHGTYPFVTSSTATAAGAASGSGVGPNRLDRIVGIVKAYTTRVGSGPFPTELEDEMGEWLRKTGFEYGTTTGRDRRTGWYDAPITRYATRVNGITDLVLTKLDVLTGLEQIPVCVAYDVDGTRFDEVPVNQTDFHHAKPIYEYFPGWSEDISKARTFDDLPQSAKDYVLTLERMSNTRISVIGVGPARDQVIVRHDLID, encoded by the coding sequence ATGCCAGGAATCGTGATCGTCGGCGTCCAGTGGGGCGATGAGGGCAAGGGCAAGGCCACCGACCTGCTCGGCGAGCGCACCGACTGGGTCGTCAAGTTCAACGGCGGCAACAACGCCGGCCACACCGTCGTCATCGGCGACGAGAAGTACGCCCTGCACCTGCTGCCCTCGGGCATCCTGAGCCCCGGCGTCAACCCCGTCATCGGCAACGGCGTCGTCGTCGACCTCGCCGTGCTGTTCCAGGAGCTCGACGCGCTGCAGGCCCGCGGCGTCGACACCTCGCGGCTCAAGGTCAGCGCAAACGCGCACATCATCACCGCGTACCACCGCACCCTCGACAAGGTCACCGAGCGCTTCCTCGGCAAGCGCCGCATCGGCACGACCGGCCGGGGCATCGGCCCGGCGTACGCCGACAAGATCAACCGCGTCGGCATCCGCGTGCAGGACCTCTTCGACGAGAACATCCTGCGCCAGAAGGTCGAGGGCGCCCTCGACCAGAAGAACCACCTGCTGGTGAAGGTGTTCAACCGTCGCTCGATCACGGTCGACGAGATCGTCGACGACCTGCTGTCGTACACCGAGCGGCTGCGTCCGCTCGTCGCCGACACCGGGCACCTGGTCGACGAGGCCCTGAACCGCGGCGAGGTCGTCGTCTTCGAGGCCGGCCAGGCGACCATGCTCGACGTCGATCACGGCACGTACCCCTTCGTGACCTCGTCGACCGCGACGGCCGCGGGAGCGGCATCCGGATCGGGCGTCGGGCCCAACCGACTCGACCGCATCGTCGGCATCGTCAAGGCGTACACCACGCGCGTCGGCTCGGGCCCGTTCCCCACCGAGCTGGAAGACGAGATGGGCGAGTGGCTGCGCAAGACCGGGTTCGAGTACGGCACGACCACCGGTCGCGACCGCCGCACCGGCTGGTACGACGCCCCCATCACCCGCTATGCGACGCGGGTGAACGGCATCACCGACCTGGTGCTCACCAAGCTCGACGTGCTCACCGGTCTCGAGCAGATCCCCGTCTGCGTCGCCTACGACGTCGACGGCACGCGCTTCGACGAGGTGCCGGTCAACCAGACCGACTTCCACCACGCGAAGCCGATCTACGAGTACTTCCCCGGCTGGAGCGAGGACATCTCGAAGGCGCGCACCTTCGACGACCTGCCGCAGAGTGCGAAGGATTACGTGCTCACACTCGAACGGATGAGCAACACCCGTATCTCGGTGATCGGCGTGGGCCCCGCCCGCGACCAGGTCATCGTGCGCCACGACCTGATCGACTGA
- a CDS encoding dihydrolipoyl dehydrogenase family protein encodes MSDEYDVIILGAGPVGENVADRAVQGGLTAVIVESELVGGECSYWACTPSKALLRPLQALRAAQSVRGVTGGGIAPAEVLARRDDFVSHWSDDGQVTWLQNAGIDLVRGHGRLTGEREVTVATEHGARVLRARHAVAVATGSDATIPDIPGLAEAGPWTSREATGVEQVPDSLAVIGGGVVGVEMATVFAGLGTAVTLIARGALLERMEPFAGERVAEGLRERGVDVRLNTQTTAVRRDGDAVVLTLDDGQEVTAAEVLVATGRAPRTGDIGIETAGLQPGRSIEVDDTMRVPGSDWLYAVGDVNGRALLTHQGKYQARAAGDVIAARSRGEVVADDPWGRHAATADHAAVPQVVFSEPEVASVGMTADAARRAGHEIEVVDYDLGAVAGAALHADDYRGTARMVIDAGREVVVGATFVGDDVAEMLQAATIAVVAEVPISRLWHAIPAYPTMSEVWLRLLEEYGRQSA; translated from the coding sequence ATGAGCGACGAATACGACGTGATCATCCTGGGCGCGGGCCCCGTCGGCGAGAACGTGGCCGACCGGGCGGTGCAGGGCGGGCTCACCGCCGTCATCGTCGAGAGCGAGCTCGTCGGCGGCGAGTGCTCGTACTGGGCGTGCACGCCGTCGAAGGCGCTGCTTCGGCCGCTGCAGGCGCTGCGCGCCGCGCAGAGCGTCCGCGGAGTGACCGGCGGCGGCATCGCACCGGCCGAGGTGCTCGCGCGTCGCGACGATTTCGTCTCGCACTGGTCGGACGACGGGCAGGTGACGTGGCTGCAGAACGCCGGCATCGACCTGGTGCGCGGGCACGGCCGGCTGACCGGCGAGCGCGAGGTCACGGTCGCCACCGAGCACGGCGCGAGGGTGCTGCGGGCACGACACGCGGTCGCGGTGGCGACCGGATCGGATGCCACGATCCCCGACATCCCGGGCCTCGCCGAGGCGGGACCGTGGACCAGCCGTGAGGCGACCGGCGTCGAGCAGGTGCCCGACTCGCTGGCCGTCATCGGCGGCGGGGTCGTCGGCGTCGAGATGGCGACGGTCTTCGCCGGACTCGGCACGGCGGTCACGCTGATCGCCAGGGGCGCCTTGCTCGAGCGGATGGAGCCGTTCGCCGGCGAGCGCGTGGCCGAAGGGCTGCGCGAGCGGGGCGTCGATGTGCGGCTGAACACGCAGACCACCGCCGTGCGTCGCGATGGCGATGCGGTCGTCCTGACGCTCGACGACGGTCAGGAGGTCACGGCGGCCGAGGTGCTCGTCGCCACCGGACGGGCGCCGCGCACCGGCGACATCGGCATCGAGACCGCAGGCCTGCAGCCGGGCCGCTCGATCGAGGTCGACGACACGATGCGCGTGCCGGGCAGCGACTGGCTGTACGCCGTCGGCGACGTCAACGGCCGGGCCCTGCTGACGCATCAGGGCAAGTACCAGGCGCGCGCGGCCGGCGATGTGATCGCCGCCCGCTCGCGGGGAGAGGTCGTCGCAGACGACCCGTGGGGTCGTCATGCGGCGACGGCCGACCACGCGGCGGTGCCGCAGGTCGTCTTCAGCGAACCCGAGGTCGCCTCAGTCGGGATGACCGCGGATGCCGCGCGCCGGGCCGGCCACGAGATCGAGGTCGTCGATTACGACCTCGGCGCGGTGGCGGGAGCCGCTCTGCATGCCGACGACTATCGCGGCACAGCGCGCATGGTGATCGACGCCGGGCGCGAGGTCGTCGTCGGCGCGACCTTCGTCGGCGATGACGTCGCCGAGATGCTGCAGGCGGCGACCATCGCCGTGGTCGCAGAGGTGCCGATCAGCCGGCTCTGGCACGCCATTCCCGCCTATCCGACGATGAGCGAGGTCTGGCTGCGGCTGCTCGAGGAGTACGGCAGGCAGTCGGCATGA
- a CDS encoding N-acetylglucosamine kinase: MPEHTLLAIDAGQTGIKTRLVAPDGTAQEWLFPGVLTDRPLLTQLTSVVAEVTRVAQQAPHTVTFGVSGLTSADDEADALMQHPDVAGVQRIAVTHDSVTSFLGVLGDQQGAVVAAGTGVVTLGVGPEHSTRVDGWGHIMGDAGSGFWIGRAALDAVMRAFDGRGPATALTPVVQERWPDLETAYVALQSAEDRVRTVASFAAPTARHAASGDEVATRICRDAAAELAASALAALRVTDAPADAAVGAIGGVFGADIIRSAFEAAVRAERPDARFVPPAGTGLDGAVALADLGPGHPLHERFAERTR; the protein is encoded by the coding sequence TTGCCCGAGCACACGCTTCTCGCCATCGACGCCGGCCAGACGGGCATCAAGACCCGCCTGGTCGCCCCGGACGGCACCGCTCAGGAATGGCTGTTCCCGGGTGTGCTCACCGACCGGCCGCTGCTGACGCAGCTGACGAGCGTCGTCGCCGAGGTCACGCGGGTCGCGCAGCAGGCTCCGCACACGGTGACCTTCGGCGTCTCGGGCCTCACCTCCGCCGACGACGAGGCGGATGCCCTGATGCAGCACCCCGATGTCGCCGGCGTGCAGCGCATCGCGGTGACCCACGACTCGGTCACCTCGTTCCTCGGTGTGCTGGGCGACCAGCAGGGCGCCGTGGTCGCGGCGGGCACCGGGGTGGTGACGCTCGGCGTCGGACCCGAGCACTCGACCCGCGTCGACGGCTGGGGCCACATCATGGGCGATGCGGGCAGCGGCTTCTGGATCGGCCGCGCGGCACTGGATGCGGTGATGCGCGCCTTCGACGGACGCGGCCCCGCCACGGCGCTGACCCCGGTCGTGCAGGAGCGCTGGCCCGATCTCGAGACCGCGTACGTCGCCCTGCAGTCCGCTGAGGACCGCGTGCGCACAGTGGCATCGTTCGCGGCACCGACCGCTCGGCACGCGGCATCCGGAGACGAGGTCGCGACCCGCATCTGCCGCGACGCCGCCGCAGAGCTCGCGGCGTCGGCGCTTGCCGCGCTGCGCGTCACCGATGCACCCGCCGACGCCGCCGTCGGGGCCATCGGCGGTGTGTTCGGCGCCGACATCATCCGCTCGGCGTTCGAGGCCGCCGTGCGCGCCGAGCGTCCGGATGCCCGCTTCGTGCCGCCGGCCGGAACGGGCCTCGACGGCGCGGTCGCCCTCGCGGACCTCGGCCCCGGGCATCCACTGCACGAGCGATTCGCCGAGCGCACCCGCTGA
- a CDS encoding DUF58 domain-containing protein, whose translation MASLITQVRAKLFIRSSQKSMHALDGAYASLLRGRSLDFEDLRPYEFGDQVRDIDWRATARHGEPLIKRTKATRKHTVLFVVDTGRGMRALAEDERGKRDLAVLLTGALGFLTVRHGDDFSVVYGDSARVRRLATGSSEGALEHALRTISAAIDSSTAAGDRDALLRYTARNIARRMIVVLVTDEAPLTPDTEGLLRRLAVQHDVLWLTVRDADPVIRPGSGGTHRRDVDSGWAIPDFVHGDAEVMAELATDEAAHTAARDATLRRLEITHAEFGAQSTAVSTLLAMLNRRSHARS comes from the coding sequence ATGGCGAGTCTGATCACGCAGGTGAGAGCGAAGCTCTTCATCCGCTCGTCGCAGAAGTCGATGCACGCGCTCGACGGCGCGTACGCGTCGCTGCTGCGCGGACGCAGCCTCGACTTCGAAGACCTGCGCCCCTACGAGTTCGGCGATCAGGTGCGCGACATCGACTGGCGCGCCACCGCCCGGCACGGCGAGCCGCTGATCAAGCGCACGAAGGCCACCCGCAAGCACACCGTGCTGTTCGTCGTCGACACCGGACGCGGCATGCGCGCCCTCGCCGAAGACGAGCGCGGCAAGCGCGACCTCGCGGTGCTGCTGACCGGTGCCCTCGGCTTCCTCACCGTGCGCCACGGCGATGACTTCTCGGTCGTCTACGGTGACAGCGCCCGCGTGCGACGACTGGCGACCGGCAGCAGCGAGGGCGCGCTCGAGCATGCGCTGCGCACGATCAGCGCGGCCATCGACTCGAGCACGGCGGCGGGGGATCGGGATGCCCTGCTGCGCTACACCGCGCGGAACATCGCACGGCGCATGATCGTCGTGCTCGTGACCGACGAGGCGCCGCTGACGCCCGACACCGAGGGGCTGCTGCGCAGGCTCGCGGTGCAGCACGATGTGCTCTGGCTGACGGTGCGCGACGCGGATCCCGTCATCCGCCCGGGCAGCGGTGGCACCCACCGGCGTGATGTCGACAGCGGCTGGGCGATCCCCGACTTCGTGCACGGCGACGCCGAGGTGATGGCGGAGCTCGCCACCGATGAGGCGGCGCACACCGCCGCGCGCGATGCGACGCTGCGGCGCCTCGAGATCACGCACGCCGAGTTCGGCGCGCAGAGCACCGCGGTCTCGACGCTGCTCGCGATGCTCAACAGGAGGTCGCATGCCCGCTCCTGA
- a CDS encoding vWA domain-containing protein codes for MILQPVLHPILLALLCAVPAFFVVRSLVIEPHRGRWVLRLGMIVVVFVMLLRPGIPGGTSQTLATDTDVVIVVDTTASIVAEDWAGDRPRIDGVRTDVQAIVDEYPGARFALISFDAAAQLRLPLTTDATALMSSLDVMRPEVTDQSRGSSIGIANRMLADTLSAAAKASPERSRMVFYLGDGEQTASSEPESFASSAKYVDGGAVLGYGTTEGGPMRKTTGQGTEGGDYIEYQGQHALSVIDEDNLRKVSEQLGVEYRARTADTAIELPEAPTSTTDYAASGEVGNVIELYWIAALALIVLLAIEVALATASVVRLRGLARPRQSGDAA; via the coding sequence ATGATCCTCCAGCCCGTCCTGCATCCGATCCTGCTCGCCCTGCTCTGCGCTGTGCCGGCGTTCTTCGTCGTCCGGTCGCTCGTGATCGAGCCCCACCGGGGGCGCTGGGTGCTGCGTCTGGGGATGATCGTCGTCGTGTTCGTCATGCTGCTGCGGCCGGGCATCCCCGGGGGCACCTCGCAGACCCTCGCGACCGACACCGACGTCGTGATCGTCGTCGACACGACGGCGAGCATCGTCGCCGAGGACTGGGCGGGCGACCGCCCCCGCATCGACGGCGTCCGCACCGACGTACAGGCGATCGTCGACGAGTACCCGGGGGCGCGATTCGCGCTGATCAGCTTCGACGCGGCGGCGCAGCTTCGGCTGCCGCTGACCACCGACGCCACCGCGCTCATGTCGTCACTCGACGTGATGCGACCCGAGGTGACCGACCAGTCGCGCGGGTCGTCGATCGGCATCGCGAATCGGATGCTGGCCGACACGCTCTCCGCGGCGGCGAAGGCGTCGCCCGAGCGCAGCCGAATGGTGTTCTATCTCGGCGACGGCGAGCAGACCGCGTCGAGCGAGCCGGAGTCGTTCGCCTCGAGCGCCAAGTACGTCGACGGCGGCGCGGTGCTCGGCTACGGCACGACCGAGGGCGGCCCGATGAGGAAGACCACCGGCCAGGGCACCGAGGGCGGCGACTACATCGAGTACCAGGGGCAGCACGCGCTGTCTGTGATCGACGAGGACAACCTGCGAAAGGTGTCGGAGCAGCTGGGCGTCGAGTACCGGGCGCGGACGGCGGATACCGCGATCGAGCTGCCCGAGGCGCCGACGAGCACCACCGACTACGCCGCTTCGGGCGAGGTCGGCAACGTCATCGAGCTGTACTGGATCGCCGCGCTGGCGCTGATCGTGCTGCTCGCCATAGAGGTCGCGCTCGCGACCGCATCGGTCGTGCGACTGCGCGGCCTGGCCCGACCCCGGCAGAGCGGAGACGCCGCATGA
- a CDS encoding FAD-dependent oxidoreductase: protein MTSLWLDDQRERIPTDTFEPDARYDAVVAGAGLTGLTTALLLARAGLSVAVLEARFVGAAATGNTTAKLSLLQGGVLSGIRSRGSDRVLKAYVEGNLEGQQWMLRYLGEHGVAVDRRDAFTYAGTEDGARSIEKEYEACLAAGLDVERVSELELPFRVHGAIRLREQAQFDPMDVLRALAADLRERGGVIVEGVRVKDVDTGEPSRVITSVGDVHAGTVVLATGVPILDRGLYFAKLKANRSYAQAYRMPDAARIPQGMYLSIDAPTRSLRTAAHDGEQLLLVGGNDHDVGRVDDTQALVDDLERWTHQHFPGAERTHAWAAQDYQSLNMVPFVGWMPRTGKHVKIATGYNKWGMTNAVAAALSIAAEVLDGNIPWAQTLHHRITTPKDLVQGAVAGAEVARDATTGWISAERHPVPDTPPAEGEGVVGSADMKPVAVSTVDGVTCRLSAVCTHLGGIVTWNSAERSWDCPLHGSRFAADGTLLEGPAVEDLKPVDEPELPGDEHVPVDDVD from the coding sequence GTGACGTCCCTATGGCTCGACGACCAGCGTGAGCGCATCCCCACCGACACCTTCGAGCCTGACGCCCGCTACGACGCGGTGGTCGCCGGGGCAGGTCTGACCGGATTGACCACCGCGCTGCTGCTGGCGCGCGCGGGCCTGTCGGTGGCGGTTCTCGAGGCCCGCTTCGTCGGTGCCGCGGCGACCGGCAACACGACCGCGAAGCTCAGCCTGCTGCAGGGCGGTGTGCTCTCGGGCATCCGCTCGCGCGGGTCGGACCGCGTGCTCAAGGCGTACGTCGAGGGCAACCTCGAGGGGCAGCAGTGGATGCTGCGCTATCTCGGCGAGCACGGCGTCGCCGTCGACCGCCGCGATGCCTTCACCTACGCGGGCACCGAAGACGGTGCGCGTTCGATCGAGAAGGAGTACGAGGCGTGCCTGGCGGCGGGACTCGACGTCGAGCGGGTGAGCGAGCTCGAGCTGCCGTTCCGCGTGCACGGCGCGATCCGGCTGCGCGAACAGGCCCAGTTCGACCCGATGGACGTGCTGCGCGCGCTCGCCGCGGATCTGCGGGAGCGCGGCGGGGTGATCGTCGAGGGCGTGCGCGTGAAGGACGTCGACACCGGTGAGCCGAGCCGGGTGATCACCTCGGTCGGCGACGTGCACGCCGGCACCGTCGTGCTCGCCACGGGGGTGCCGATCCTCGATCGTGGCCTGTACTTCGCCAAGCTCAAGGCCAACCGCTCGTACGCGCAGGCGTACCGGATGCCCGATGCCGCCCGCATCCCGCAGGGGATGTACCTCTCGATCGACGCGCCGACCAGGTCGCTGCGCACTGCCGCGCACGACGGCGAGCAGCTGCTGCTGGTGGGCGGCAACGACCACGACGTGGGTCGCGTCGACGACACGCAGGCGCTCGTCGACGACCTCGAGCGGTGGACGCATCAGCACTTCCCCGGCGCCGAGCGCACCCACGCCTGGGCGGCGCAGGACTACCAGTCGCTGAACATGGTGCCGTTCGTGGGCTGGATGCCGCGCACCGGCAAGCACGTCAAGATCGCCACCGGCTACAACAAGTGGGGCATGACGAACGCCGTCGCGGCGGCGCTCAGCATCGCCGCCGAGGTGCTCGACGGGAACATCCCGTGGGCGCAGACGCTGCACCACCGCATCACCACCCCGAAGGATCTCGTGCAGGGTGCGGTTGCGGGCGCCGAGGTGGCGCGGGACGCCACGACGGGATGGATCTCGGCCGAACGGCATCCGGTGCCCGACACGCCACCCGCAGAGGGTGAGGGCGTCGTGGGCAGCGCCGACATGAAGCCGGTCGCGGTCTCGACCGTCGACGGCGTCACGTGCCGGCTGTCGGCGGTGTGCACGCACCTCGGCGGCATCGTCACCTGGAACAGCGCCGAGCGCTCGTGGGACTGCCCGCTGCACGGCTCGCGCTTCGCGGCCGACGGCACCCTGCTCGAGGGTCCTGCGGTCGAGGACCTCAAGCCGGTCGACGAGCCCGAGCTGCCCGGCGACGAGCACGTGCCGGTGGACGACGTCGACTGA
- a CDS encoding VWA domain-containing protein, producing MTLNTWWMLLVALGVLIAAVVIGAVAGIRSRRRSDTAPAALVSRAERLRALPSFRAAVRRRMTLLSGIVALGAIAVLLGGVVAARPMAPKTVQPVNASRDIMLCLDVSGSMSDVDVEVLSVFEKLLEGFEGERIGLTIFNSSPVQVFPLTDDYAFVKEQLRSVRSSFDYADETPEHWVGTLNGPGASLIGDGLAACTMRFDHQDDERSRSVILATDNELAGASILTIEEAAQYAKAQRVRVFALNPVQGKDAQVSAQLADAAALTGGQSYALRATTTVGDIIAEIQKQEATTLKGQAQVILVDSPDLWIALMLIAVLGFVVLLIFVRDARGRRA from the coding sequence GTGACACTGAACACCTGGTGGATGCTGCTCGTCGCCCTCGGCGTGCTGATCGCCGCCGTCGTGATCGGCGCTGTCGCCGGCATCCGGTCAAGGCGACGCTCCGACACCGCACCCGCCGCCCTCGTCTCGCGCGCAGAGCGCCTGCGCGCACTGCCGTCGTTCCGCGCCGCCGTGCGGCGACGCATGACGCTGCTGTCGGGCATCGTCGCGCTGGGCGCGATCGCCGTGCTGCTCGGCGGCGTCGTCGCCGCCCGTCCGATGGCGCCGAAGACCGTGCAGCCCGTGAACGCGAGTCGCGACATCATGCTGTGCCTCGACGTGTCCGGCTCGATGTCGGATGTCGACGTCGAGGTGCTCAGTGTCTTCGAGAAGCTGCTCGAGGGGTTCGAGGGCGAGCGGATCGGGCTGACGATCTTCAACAGCTCGCCCGTTCAGGTGTTCCCCCTCACCGACGACTACGCGTTCGTGAAGGAGCAGCTGCGCAGCGTGCGCAGCAGCTTCGACTACGCCGACGAGACCCCCGAGCACTGGGTCGGCACGCTCAACGGCCCCGGCGCCTCGCTGATCGGCGACGGCCTCGCCGCGTGCACGATGCGCTTCGACCATCAGGACGACGAGCGCAGCCGCTCGGTGATCCTCGCGACCGACAATGAACTGGCCGGCGCCTCGATCCTCACCATCGAAGAGGCGGCCCAGTACGCGAAGGCGCAGCGGGTGCGGGTGTTCGCTCTCAACCCGGTGCAGGGCAAGGACGCCCAGGTCAGCGCGCAGCTGGCCGACGCCGCGGCGCTCACCGGCGGGCAGTCGTACGCGCTGCGCGCGACGACCACGGTGGGTGACATCATCGCCGAGATCCAGAAGCAGGAGGCGACGACGCTGAAGGGGCAGGCGCAGGTGATCCTGGTCGACAGCCCCGATCTGTGGATCGCGCTGATGCTCATCGCCGTGCTCGGCTTCGTCGTGCTGCTGATCTTCGTCCGGGATGCCCGAGGGAGGCGCGCATGA
- a CDS encoding lactonase family protein encodes MTRFWTGGYGVDMDGDAEGIGFMSVDDGRGPSTLRHRGTAAAVASPSWLAAHPTLDVVYAAQEGAGMVQAFARVGEAALRPLGEPLRAGNGVCHLAVSPGGRMLIASCYGDGRVVRFGIADDGGLVPAGVDKAAALRAALFGADGGGSAGGGSAGDGAAGDVALGERYIPGADTPDVGPDAGIGPTSGVSAPYSQRARDPYPTPAGEEPRVSHTHAAVFLPDGRIATTDLGFDLVRIWRPSGQGLALDHEIVLPRGTGPRHMVMHPSGHLHVVTEYSCEVFTLASARDGVWGLVSATTASPIALVGVDFPAELAVSRDGDTLYTALRGSNTLAALRVRAGGDALEPLALADSGADWPRHHLVYDGTLLVAGQRSGTVSVVDLDERTGAPRDVRHVAEAPTPTVILPAR; translated from the coding sequence ATGACGCGGTTCTGGACAGGCGGCTACGGCGTCGACATGGACGGCGATGCCGAGGGCATCGGCTTCATGTCGGTCGACGACGGGCGCGGGCCGTCGACGCTGCGTCATCGCGGCACGGCCGCTGCGGTGGCATCGCCCTCGTGGCTGGCCGCGCATCCGACGCTCGACGTCGTCTACGCCGCCCAGGAGGGTGCGGGCATGGTGCAGGCGTTCGCTCGCGTCGGCGAGGCGGCGCTGCGCCCGCTGGGCGAACCGCTGCGGGCGGGCAACGGCGTGTGCCATCTCGCGGTCTCACCCGGCGGACGGATGCTGATCGCCAGCTGCTACGGCGACGGACGCGTCGTGCGCTTCGGGATCGCCGATGACGGCGGGCTCGTGCCGGCCGGCGTCGACAAGGCTGCGGCCCTGCGCGCCGCCCTCTTCGGCGCCGACGGCGGCGGTTCGGCGGGCGGCGGGTCGGCGGGCGACGGTGCGGCGGGCGACGTCGCGCTTGGTGAGCGTTACATTCCGGGGGCCGACACTCCAGATGTCGGACCGGATGCCGGGATCGGTCCGACATCTGGAGTGTCGGCCCCCTATTCGCAACGCGCCCGTGACCCGTACCCGACTCCGGCAGGGGAGGAGCCGCGCGTGTCGCACACCCACGCGGCGGTGTTCCTGCCCGACGGGCGCATCGCGACCACCGACCTCGGGTTCGACCTGGTGCGCATCTGGCGCCCTTCCGGACAGGGGCTCGCGCTCGATCACGAGATCGTGCTTCCGCGCGGCACCGGCCCCCGCCACATGGTGATGCATCCCAGCGGGCACCTGCACGTGGTCACCGAATACTCGTGCGAGGTGTTCACCCTCGCATCCGCCCGCGACGGAGTCTGGGGACTCGTCTCGGCGACCACCGCATCGCCGATCGCCCTGGTCGGAGTCGACTTCCCCGCCGAGCTTGCGGTCTCGCGCGATGGGGACACCCTCTACACCGCGCTGCGCGGCAGCAACACCCTCGCAGCTCTCCGCGTGCGCGCGGGCGGCGATGCCCTCGAGCCGCTCGCCCTCGCCGATTCCGGGGCCGACTGGCCACGTCACCACCTCGTCTACGACGGCACGCTGCTCGTGGCAGGGCAGCGCTCGGGCACGGTCAGCGTCGTCGATCTGGATGAGCGCACCGGTGCTCCGCGCGATGTGCGTCACGTGGCCGAGGCTCCGACCCCGACGGTCATCCTCCCGGCACGCTGA